The DNA window ACGAATTTGCGCTTAGTTGGGCGGCGTAAAAAATGACCGGATTAAAAGGAGGCCCGCCAACGCAGAATCCGCGAAATTggattcctttttttattcgatcagGCGCGCGACAGTCCGCGTTCCCGCGTGTGCTCGTAAAGGGAGAAATCCCGCCCTTccagggggaggggggggggccGTCTCCGAAGTGGGTTTTGCGCGAAACGAGTTACGTGTTTACCCTTTGGCTTGCGCGATAGAACTAAAACAGCGTATCGCGGAGAAACGACGTTGAGTTGCTAAACTATCCGCGCGTCAGGACGAGAGCTTCGAGCCGGAGATGTTAACAGCGAAAGGGCTGGATCCATTATTTCGGTCGCCGAGCCCTTCTCGCGCGGCCACAAAGCCTATACTTTTTGCGGGCTCGTAATCAATATTAACGACGTGAACTGTGAAAAACGCTAggacttttttctttttttttttttttctacggaAAACGATTCTTATCCCTCTTTATGCGCGGGATAGGTAATGGCTTTTAAAGATAAACCCTTCAATCCGTAGATATTTATGGTAAATAAAGTGTCCcaacaaaagttaataatttaatgtccGGTAATATTGttcgaaaaaaatatcgccgcgagcaaattaatatttcacggacgtttaattaaaactcgaATAATACAGTGAGCAAAACTCGCGGtggtttaattttatttatcaggCTTTGACTTGCGATTCCTCTTTATCCCGTGCCACGTTGAAATATTgctgagagagagagagagcgagagagcatTTAAGTGTAAATTAGTTCTACATCCCGAATAATTGAGTCCGAAATGTAAAAGAGGGTTTCTCCTTTTGAAATTTTGATCCGTTTCTTTTCCGCGGCAGGGCTAACAAGGGCAGCTGAATTAAAAGACGCGACAAAGAAATCCGTGCTCGTGGAGCAGGCGTTTCGCCCTTGTCGCTACGTCATCTCCCCTCGAGTCAAGGGCCGGCCgggaaatttttcttttttttttttttttttttttttttacctaggATATGTTCGGCGTGCGTGTGCCCTTGCGCCCTTGTCTCCCTGCTCTCCATTACCGGTATCTTCAGAGACCTCTCACCCTCTATGCTGAGCTCATTCGATTTCCAATATACGGTATATATCCTCGCCAGGCATTTGATCTTCAAGTCTCCCTTCTTGAAGTGCTTCGAGCGCAGACGGAACTCTAGACCGAGCGTGATGGTCTCCAGACCGTCCCGCTCGTCCACGACGACAGGGTGGTGCCTCAAGAACTGCGGGTCGACCTAATCGAAGTGAAGAAGCGGAGTGTATATTCTCTCttgacgatgacgatgacggcGGGGGGCATTAACCTCGCGGCCGGGAATACACTTGCGTATTCATTTAAATGTCCCGCGGTACATTGACGagtctttaaaattttcatatgtaGCTTAAAGAACAGCGGAAGGATCTTCTTCTCCAGAGACTTTAAAACGTATAACTTTTGCCCGACAGAGCGAGTGGATGAGGCGAAAATTGGTAGCCAAACAGTTAATTCGGAggcggaataaaaattcagaaattaAATGAGCAACGTTTAtcgtctattttaattttattatattctcggggcgtttttttttcgttagaatattttttccactttttatttttttatttttttaataaaatgtaataacagCGTCATTGCTTATCATCGCAAATTAAATACACTGCATTATCTGTCTAATCTACTTCGTTCCAAGAAAATTGACTCTTGACCCGCGAGCTCTCCCTGAGAGGCActatataaacttttaatatcgttCAGCAGGAGATTGTTATCTCTCTCATTAAATTTCGTTACAACTTCTGTGacaaaaattaagaagcgcccTAACATACAACACTAATTCTAATTACGATAATGGAATTATTCAACGTCTCATTTCTTCGGGACGCATTTTCCAGCTAAGCCGCCGGGTTTTCCCCTCGTCGAGTTTCGACGCGAAATATCGAACGTGCCCGCACGTCGAACGTTAGATGTAACGGAGATTATCTCTTGATCTAAGATTATCGATTCGAGCGCGCCGATTAAGCGTAATCCCAATTTTAATAAGCCGCGAAGTAACGCGAAGTGAACGCAGACGCTGAAAGGCCAATCGGGTAATTTTGCGCAAGCTCGCGCCTGCAACAGCCGAAGATTAATTACCCAAGAACCAATTATTTGTTCGcgtatgaaaaatgaaaaagcgCCGCACGCGCGCGCCATAGAATGtactttgcaaaattaatccCCGAGCTTTGTTAGCGCGTAATCGCGGGTCAACGAGACATTAGCCGGCCGCGTTCGCGGTCGTTACAGAGGTGcgttattttcgcgaaagaacGAAATTCGCGACGGTGGAAAACTTTTgacgttttttaaaaaaaaaaaaaagaaagaaagaaatagaagggACCGTTATGACTTTTCCGCTTACACTCGTAGTCGTACCAAAGGGCGCGCATTTACGGGAGTAACCTGGCAGCGCGTGTATCACGATGACGTTAAAGCGTGAtgtattataaagaaaaagtcCTTATTAAGATAGACGTGGAAGGTTCAACTTTGACATTCGCAGGAACGTCGGATGAATATTTCACCGTCGGAATTCCCCGATCCGCGCGATCTCGGATTTCACCTCAAACGTCAATTAAAAGCTTAATTgctcttaaataaaaaaaaagaaaaaaaaaaaaattgtcgggACTAAAAATATGAGGCTGTGAGAGcttctaattacaaaaattaattcgagataACAATCaccgcttcttttttttttatttctgaaaaattgagatataattaaacgttaaaataacGTCACAGTTAGAATTTCCGGAGAAGCTCCTTCCACTGTTCTGCTGTATCGTGCGTAAACGTGCGTGAATCCGCAGACCGCTCTAGACGGATTTGCCGGGATCGTGGCTTATCTCGGACGTCGGGCTGACGTTGCCGCGAAACTTTTACGCTTCCGACAGCCCGAGAAGGTATTCACGGCTGCGGTACACGAGGGGGGGTACGAAGGGAGAGAGGAGACGCTTTGCGTCTCGAGCACTCACGGGGTCGCCGTTGATGAACCAGCTGAGCGTGGCAGGTGGCTTCGACTTCTTCGAAGTGCAATTGAACCGCACGACGTCGCCAGTTTGATAACGTTGTTTCCCTCGCTCCATGGATCGGTCCCTGATAATGGGCTCCTCTTCCGGCAAGGCTGGAAATATGTAGATGCGCATGAAATAATCCGCCGTGACAAAAAGGACGTGACGCTCTTCGATCAGGTCGGGGGCGGCGGGCTTTTAACTTGCACGCTCGCTCGAATATTTTAACGCAATACCGCTCGAGCCAGTAATTTTGTTGCGGCGGGCTTAACGTGTTTACGCTTATACCGGCGTGGAAATTTTAATGGCGTAACACTTCGCCGTAATCATTGCACTCGATATAACGCGTTTAACTTTATGTGCAGTATACAGGTGCGCGGATGAAGCTGGTAACCGgttgacataaaaaaaaaaaagaaaaaaaaatatccgagCGATCGAGATCTTGTCTCTTGGCAGACAGAATAAATAATCGGATCCCTGGATTGAAAGAATCGGGCGGAAGAGTCAGCTGGACGGATCTTATTTAGACTTATGTTAAACGACCTCGGAGTCTCCACGTAGTCGCCCCTCggtcgatattattaattcggGCTGCAATTTGTTGAAAATTGTTGCGCAAGCGCCGCTCAATGCTCGAGCTCTCAAAACGACGGTAAACGAAAGAGCGCGCGGGCGGATTTCACGTTGGCGAATTTATGGGAAAACTGTGGTAAATAATTGAGGAAATATCGGTTTCGAGTTGATCAACGTCCGCGGCTGAAGGAAAACGCTTCCGTGGTAGCGATAATAAGGTGAGATTAGCGAAAAACGGTTCGACCGAAAGTCAGAAGCTTACCGTCGCGAGACGAATCGTCGGCGATTCGTCATTGGCGGGTCGATATTTTTGAGGGACAGATAACGTTTCTTCTCCGACAGATCAAAGCTGACACGACGTTAATTAACTCTTccggggggagaggggggaaaaaagtattaaaactgCGATTCGTTTTAATTCTCGCGCTAAGTCGCTTATGAAATCTTCAAAGCCGCAGGCTAAAATTCCTAATCCCGTGGCAGAAAATCCTCTCGCCCTCTCCTTGAGAGCGCGAAACTGAAATCCCTTCTCGTTAAATGACACGTATAAATCTTTGTCTCGGAATTAAAGTCCGTTTCGAGTCATATCTTTACGCCCAGCCCGTGACAAATCTCTTTTTCACGgttcgattttaattcaaacGGGAATGAAACCGCGATTAGCCGGCGCAGTgtcttctctccctcccttcgGTGATTGGTGGCGACATTTACATTGACAGCGAGGACGAGGTGTCGCGCGGGGGACGCGGACTGccattatcgcgcgatttccttcgcgagataaaattcccaattaacataattaataattaatatgaatcTGCGCTCCTTACCGATCACCGTCATGTCCGAATGATCGGAAACGGTCTGAAAGGACGGCGCCTCCGCCGAAACCTCGCACCTGTAGCGGCCCGTGCTCATGAGGTTTACGGAACGTAGAACGACCACTCGCTGACTGGACTCGTGGACCTGAAAGACGGAAGAGAGATTGCGACATAATAGCCAATTCATCAGGCTGAAAACTGTGGCAACCGACTCGCCAAGATACACGGTGCCGGAATTAAAATCTTCTCTAACGCAATTTATTCGCTCCGCCAGCAGCGGGAAATAGAATAGCGGGAGAATCACGCTGGGAGTCTCGATCGTCTCATATTAGTATTAAACTGTTATTTCCACAGTGCCCGCCCATTAATTTCTTACACCGCGGTAAATTTCGCGTTTCCAACGTTACCTTCGGGGAAAACGAGCGGGATTAAGTGTCCGGTTTTTATTTCGCCCCTCTAAATCTCGATGAATGAACGAATAAAATCGAGAGGgagatatatatacacgtatatatacatatatacacgtatTCGTATGCTCGTCCTTCTCGCGAAATGAACCTCTCTTCGACGACTTCCCGTCGAAATTTCCCCGCCGGTGGACCCAGTGAATCACCCCGTCGCCTCCCCGGGGGCACGTACGGAAGGCCCGTGGTTTTCACGCCGCGGGGAGGACCGGGATTTTTTCGTATCACTCAATGGCGCGGAAAACGCGGGCGAGTGATATAGTCGGCGAGGAATTGAAATTATTGGAAATATCATTAGCCcgaaagaggaagagacgCCACCGGGCAGGAAAGAGGCGGGCGAGGAAGGAGCGGCTCCCTCGGGATCAATTTGTAATGCGTTATCTTttgcggcggcgacgacgacggcgacgacgaaaGGCAATTTTAGACGTGCTCGCGACGACGGCGCGCTTAACGAACAACGTCCCCGCGTTAAATTAGTTTCGCGAAGAACGCGACGGAGGGAGGCGTGGCCCGGGCTCGGGTCATCGTCGTCGGCATCCTCGCAATTTTCATTCGCGCGCGAGGAGGGGGAGGGTAGCACATTTCACGATTCATTATACTAATCGATGTAATTATAAACAGCGATAACGACCGCGTAGACCGATAATTTCTAAGGAGAGCTCCTATGCGCCAATCTCGCGCGGtgattaatgttaatattaagGCTCATTATGGCCAAGATCGCGTGCCGGTGGTCGCCTCCGTCTTTGTTTATTCGCCGCTCGGCGCGCGTAATGCAGCATTAATCCGACGTCTTGACGTGAATGGAAAGCCATTTTGGTCGCGCCAACCCGTCCCAAGACGGGGAATTTCGGGTGGGTCGCTTCTGCATGCGATACCTATTTATTTATGCACGGGAAGCGGAGTTTCTGTTGCGAAACGTCGCTCATAACTGCCGGCGCAACGAGCTCCTGCCTTCTTCTCCCCGGGTGGGGAAAActagaattttaaaatctgattgGAGCGCgctcttaattttaattaaatctagaAGCAGCATAGAACAAAtgtattcataatttttataacagctTTAGTCGCagggttattttttttttttttctttcttttttccttttcaccGAACGCAGCGACTTGCGTCTTGGCGCGATTCGCTTACTTTTCTCGCGAAAAGCTTCACGCAGGATGCGCTCGTATCAGGGGAAGGTGAGGGCAGGGTGAGAAAAGTAGTTATCTCCTTACGATTGCCGTGACGCCTGGATGGATGAACTTCAGAGCAGGTGGTTTCTCCTGGGGTACGAATCGGTAGAACTCGTTGCCGTCCTTGTACCACTTGACCGAGTACAGCTTCTCGCCGTCCAGATTAAAGTTACACTCGAGGCTTACATTTTGCCCGAGCACCGCGTGCTGCGGCACTATCAGCTCCAGCATCCTCAGGCCGTTTGTTTCTGCAACACACACACAGGAGGCGGATGTGAGATCAGAGAAAAGGCGCAAACAGAGagtgagcgagagagaacggcGTATACGCTTGTGTTGGATGTTACGCGAACGCGAGACAACGGCTTTTCAACGGGAAGATCTTGCTCAAGGAAATTAAACTAGACACGGGTAATTGGAGTAACAGTTTTCGCAGCTGTTTTTGTGGAACATTTAATTCTATTGTTGAAAACAAATATCAGGTGGAAGAGTAATAGCAGTTCGTAATTAAAACGGCAAAAGAGAACAAGGCACGTTGCCGTGTTTCGAATTCATGGTCTTCTTTACCTCCTTGTACATTGAAAAAGATTGTTGAAATTAATGCCCTTTATTCTTACGCCGTTTGCAAAGAAATtcctacctttttttttttttttttaatcggttaCGTCCGCTCGATTGTTCTTCGATTGGCTCTCTCGTTCTCAGAGTGGggcaaaataatttctgctAATTTAATCAATCAAATGCTAATCTCCTATTTAATGCGTTCCactaaatttcataattacaGTCCAGCGCggactactttttttttttttctataaagtttcgattatgttttataatactattttaaagaaactttaaagaaGCGTAAAAATAATGCGTGTCGAATGTCGCAAAGTACGTGATGGATCGTGGGACCCTCCTTTTCAACGAGACTCGAGAGCGAGCGACCCAGGAAGATCGCTGTTTCTCTCGCGAAATGCCTGACGTCACCGAAAGAGGGAACGAGATCAAAGAGAGCCGCGAGAAACGCCTCGGCGACGAGAAGTGTACGGCAAAAGCGTATCTTTTACAGGGGATACTCCCCACGATTCGCATCACCAGGAATATTCCGCGAGAACACGAGGCACGTAATTCACCCAAACCTACCGTGTGCTTCGCGTGAGAAAGGAGAGGAGAGGGGAGGGAGGTGAGGGTGAGGGTGAGAGACAATCTGCGGCGAGCGCAGTTGTCGGCGGGGGCTCCAGAGTGTAGGATGATGACGATAACGTCAGGTAAACAGGTGGTTGCCGCGAACAACGGCGACGTCTACGACGTTTATAAACACGGCATTAATTTCTTGACATACTCCTGTTCGCGAGCGAGGtgaattgaatatttattttacaccgGCGACACCCGGCACTGATTATTATTAGACGGTAAATAGGTCGCATTCCAGTAAAACGTACCTCGCGAAATATTGATTGGTGATTATTACGGAAGGAAAAGTTGCACGGTTGTAGAGTACttcaaagagaaagaaaaaaaaagaaacaattgttttaaaccaaagaaaaattgaaaaacccCAAAGTAacagtaataaattattgcgtaTGTGTGTCAGAgcaatttagaatttatttctgcAATTTACTTAACTGccctttttttataaagcagctatttttatcaattaaatggATTGCtcatgattttttaaattccggTCCATAATTGGCGAGGTCGAGTAAtgaagcaattttttttttttgcctttcccctctctctcccttttaattcaatatacGACAATGCGAAGGCGTCTGAGTCACCGCGTAAATTTTAATGGGGAAGACGTCAATAATACGAGCGTGGTACCGCTTCAAAGTACCGGCTCGGAATTTCCAGTGCAGCGGGTTAAGTGAAAATGTACTTTTGATTGCCGCCTTTACGGTGGACAGAGGATAAGTACAAGGGATAAGCACAAAGGATAAGCGCGTGGAATAAGTGCGAGCATGGGCGCCGCCGGAATTTTTCCCCTCGACTACCCTACTGCTTCTCgcgattatttcaattatccTGCTAATAGCGTACAGTAAAATTTCCTGCCTCTGTAACAGGACtttcatgaaaattataatgaagCGGTATTTCTAACCAGGCgcgctctttttttccctccccccacTTTCCCCTTGCCGACCGTGGAAAAGCCGAGAAGACTGCGTCTCGGCGCCCATGACCGCGCCGTGCAATTTCTGAAACGACAAGGGATAAGAAATAATTCCTGCGCTTCGTTACGTCCGCGCATTGCGAAGACGGGGAAACTGGCTTACAGCTTCCGGCAGGGTGACCATATTTTCCTGCAAGTAAGACAATAGCACGGTAAAACCCGAGAGACCCGTCCCCCGGAATTGCAAagtctattaaattaaattatgagaATTGAAGTTAATGCAGGTAATAAATTGAGGGAAATTCCCCTCCCTTGTTTCACTAACGCGGACGgcagtttataaaataaagaatcaaTTCCCTTTTCGCGCGCAGTCCCTTTTGGATTCCCTTTGCAGCCGGCGAGGCTTGAAGAGTGGGATGTATGTTAATAGTAAAATGTAGTTACGGCACAGCGACGTGGCGATGCGTGACACGGATAATCGTGAGAG is part of the Cardiocondyla obscurior isolate alpha-2009 linkage group LG14, Cobs3.1, whole genome shotgun sequence genome and encodes:
- the LOC139107837 gene encoding fasciclin-3, with the protein product MDWTRGICLAGLLLFCLGWIGETNGLRMLELIVPQHAVLGQNVSLECNFNLDGEKLYSVKWYKDGNEFYRFVPQEKPPALKFIHPGVTAIVHESSQRVVVLRSVNLMSTGRYRCEVSAEAPSFQTVSDHSDMTVIALPEEEPIIRDRSMERGKQRYQTGDVVRFNCTSKKSKPPATLSWFINGDPVDPQFLRHHPVVVDERDGLETITLGLEFRLRSKHFKKGDLKIKCLARIYTVYWKSNELSIEGERSLKIPVMESRETRAQGHTHAEHILASGGTASGPCVVLVIMGLLMLR